The Acidovorax sp. RAC01 genomic sequence CGGCGACAATCGCCCGATGCTGAACGTGCTTGCCATCTGCATCGGGGCATCGGCCGGCGCGCTGATGCGCTGGCGCCTGGGCCTGTGGCTCAATACCGGCGGCATCCTGCCCTGGGGCACGCTGGCGGCCAACCTGATCGGCGGCTACCTGGTGGGTGTCTGCATTGCCGTGTTTGAGGCCCTGCCCCAGCTCGACCCCGTGTGGCGGCTGGCGCTGGTCACCGGGCTGCTTGGCGGGCTCACCACGTTCTCCAGTTTTTCGGCAGAGGTTTCGCAGATGCTGCTGGCCCAGCGCTATGCCATGGCGCTGGGTACAGCCGCGCTGCACCTGGCCGGCTCACTGGCGCTCACCGTGCTGGGCATCCATTCGGCCTCGTGGCTGCTGTCGGTGCGTGCTTGATTTGCCCAGCCTCGCGCCCATCTTCTGCCTGCAGCGCTGCGCTTAAAACCCCGCCCTGGCGTAGGGGGGCAGCCCCATCGGCCGCCACCCTGCCCTGGCCTGTTCATTCAACCTTTCACTTTCTCCGCGTACCGGCTCCCATGGAATCCAACACCCAACTGAACGACAGCCGCCTGGCCGATGCCTGGGCCGAACTGCAAAACCATGCGGCCGAGGGCAACCCGCTGCACGAAGACGCCTACCGCCTGGCATTCGCCGACCCCGAATTTCTGTTGCGCCGTGAGACCCGCGGCATCCGCTTTCAGCTGGAGCTGCTCAAGCCCGACCTGGGCCAGGCCGCACAGGGCATTGAGAACACCGTTGTGGTGTACGGCAGCGCCCGCTTTGTGGCGCCCGACGAGGCCGCAGCCCAACTGGCCGACGCCGAGGCCAGTGGCGACGAAGTGCGTCTGCAACGCGCCCGCCTGGCCGTGCGCAACGCACGCTACTACGACCTGGCCCGCCAGTTCGCCCGCCTGGTGGCCCAGCACAGCGAGCGCCAGCCCGCGGCCGACCGCATCTACATCTGCACCGGCGGG encodes the following:
- the crcB gene encoding fluoride efflux transporter CrcB, translated to MLNVLAICIGASAGALMRWRLGLWLNTGGILPWGTLAANLIGGYLVGVCIAVFEALPQLDPVWRLALVTGLLGGLTTFSSFSAEVSQMLLAQRYAMALGTAALHLAGSLALTVLGIHSASWLLSVRA
- a CDS encoding TIGR00730 family Rossman fold protein, whose protein sequence is MESNTQLNDSRLADAWAELQNHAAEGNPLHEDAYRLAFADPEFLLRRETRGIRFQLELLKPDLGQAAQGIENTVVVYGSARFVAPDEAAAQLADAEASGDEVRLQRARLAVRNARYYDLARQFARLVAQHSERQPAADRIYICTGGGPGIMEAANRGAHDVGALNVGLNIALPHEQSGNRFISPTLSYKFHYFALRKMHFMMRAKALVAFPGGFGTLDELFEVLTLVQTKKAKPVPIVLFGTDYWKRLINFEVLVEEGTISAQDLQLFHFTDDPQEAWELIRSFYQL